The Solibacillus sp. FSL R7-0668 genome includes the window GGAGAAGAACATGTTTTCCAACGTAATGGGATTGCACGAGGGCATCATTTATTTGCACAGGCTAATTCATTGGCGGTAGCGGTAATTGATGACGAACTGGCGCTAACAGTAAAATCAAATGTTGCTTTTGTGAAACCTGTTAAAGCAGGGGATCGTGTTGTAACAAAAGCGATTGTAAAAGGAAGACACACTGAAAAAAATCGGACATTAATTGACGTGATTTCAACGGTGGACAATGAAGTCGTTTTTAAAGGTGAATTTGAAATGTACCGCACGAAAGGTGAAGAAGTAATATGAAGTTAGCAGTAGACGGTATGGGTGGAGACAATGCACCTCAAGCAATTGTCGAAGGCGTATTACTGGCCCTTGATGATTTTCCGAACTTAGAAATTGATTTGTATGGTGACGAACAAAAGATGGCACCATATTTAAAGCAGCATAGCCGTTTAAACGTCGTACATTGTACAGAAGTTGTTGAAGCAGAGGATGATCCAGCACGTGCGGTTCGTCGTAAAAAGGATTCTTCTATGACACGTATGCTTGATGCGGTAGCAGAAGGTAGAGCCGAGGCTTGTTTATCAGCGGGGAATACCGGGGCATTAATGGCAGGCGGCTTGTTTAAAGTAGGGCGTATTGATGGGGTATCGCGTCCAGCGCTGGCAACAACATTACCAACAATGAATGGTGACGGCTTCTTAATGTTAGATTTAGGCGCGAATGCGGATGCTAAGCCTGAAAACTTATTGCAATACGCAATTATGGGGGATATTTATGTCAGACAAGTGCGTGGTCTTGCATCACCACGTGTCGGATTATTAAATATCGGTACCGAAGATAAAAAAGGTAACGAATTAACGAAATCGGCCTTTACATTATTAAAAGAAGCAGATTTTAATTTTGAAGGTAATGTGGAATCACGTGAGTTATTAAACGGGGTCGCGGATGTCGTAGTGACGGACGGCTTCACAGGAAATATGGTATTGAAGACACTTGAAGGAACAGCAGGCACGATTTTTAAAATGTTAAAAGAGGCATTATTCGCAACAACGAAAACAAAAATCGCAGCAGCGCTCGTAAAAAATGATTTAAAACAATTAAAAGATAAGATGGATTACACCGAGTATGGTGGGGCG containing:
- the plsX gene encoding phosphate acyltransferase PlsX, giving the protein MKLAVDGMGGDNAPQAIVEGVLLALDDFPNLEIDLYGDEQKMAPYLKQHSRLNVVHCTEVVEAEDDPARAVRRKKDSSMTRMLDAVAEGRAEACLSAGNTGALMAGGLFKVGRIDGVSRPALATTLPTMNGDGFLMLDLGANADAKPENLLQYAIMGDIYVRQVRGLASPRVGLLNIGTEDKKGNELTKSAFTLLKEADFNFEGNVESRELLNGVADVVVTDGFTGNMVLKTLEGTAGTIFKMLKEALFATTKTKIAAALVKNDLKQLKDKMDYTEYGGAALFGLKAPVIKAHGSSNPRAIYSAIRQASIMVEHKVCETITEKIEQLPKSE
- the fapR gene encoding transcription factor FapR, which translates into the protein MKRSKKERQSLLTEKIADNPFITDEQLATEFNVSVQTIRLDRMELAIPELRERIKDVAAKKYDEVKSLPLDEVIGEIIDIELDNRAISIFDVGEEHVFQRNGIARGHHLFAQANSLAVAVIDDELALTVKSNVAFVKPVKAGDRVVTKAIVKGRHTEKNRTLIDVISTVDNEVVFKGEFEMYRTKGEEVI